CACTATATGGAATTGACTACTATGCTGTTGACATTAGTTTGGAAATACTGCGTTTCAACTTGCTTATTTACTGAAGAAGTCATGCAGCTTTATTTTAATTGCTTACCtgtataaattttgtttgtatgCAGCCAAATTGCTATTCAAGAGTAATAAGTGTTAATGGCGACGAGCATATTATAATATTTGCAAAGAGGGACATAAAACAGTGGGAAGAGCTTACATATGATTATAGGTTTCCCTCTTCTCTAACTGAGTACTTTTTCGgcacacaaaaaaataatacaaaacttGTTCttttgttgggattagttgtggGTACCACTACATTTGGCAAATATTGTGCTGactttcttttattcatttgaCAGATTTTTCTCAATTGATGAACGGCTTGCTTGTTATTGTGGCTTCCCAAAGTGCCGAGGTATAGTAAACGATACGGAAGCAGAAGAGCGAGCTGCTACCCTTTATGCACCACGAAGGGAATTGATAGATTGGAGAGGAGAATGAGGTATGATAGTGATATTTCTTGTCTTTGAAGTTGTCAATATTGAATTTCAAAGTTAATAGCTGTAATTTATCTGGTTGGTAGTTCCGCGTGACTCTTGTAACCCTCTGATGATTCTACAACGACCATTTAGCAGTTTTTTtacttatcatttttatttttggttcatctTTTTACGTTTTTAAATTCGCTCTTCTCGTTAtcagtttgtttttttatttatttaattcactTCTCTCTTGTAATCATTTTAAACTCTCACCGAtctttcttgtgtttttgtctctactatttttgtttttccttttttttatcctAGTTTAGGtctgaattatttttttttctctggcAGAGGTTTCTCTGAATTAGaacatttcatttttgtttcaaCCTCACATTTCATTGAATCTGGTAATTAGAtctgttttatttttgaattaactATTTGCTTCTTTTGctatttatttttctcctttattgattttattttatttttgcagaTTTTTAACTCTTATATTATGTAAGTTCCTTCTGAAGATGAATTGTTTGTCCAACCTCTGTCATGGATTCTACCATTTCCTTGAAAGGACAGTGTTGTACATAGCACATCTGATTTTTCCCATTGTTTCATCATAACCCCGACTGAGCCCACTGAGGGGAGGTTTCCATTGGAGTTCTGGTTATAATGATTGGAAAGATGTACCAGACTTTTTACAAATGTTTCATTTGAAATTCATTGCCACAATTACGGCTGTTTAACTTCAACCAACTTGCTGAGATATTGTAACTTGTCATTGGATAGGTACAGTTGTAATTACATCAAACcttcataaaaatgaaaagaaattgaGATTTCAAATGGAAGTACTTGCTGAATGTGTCGTTGCCTCGGGAATTTAGGTATGACAAAATctgtatatataattagtttgaGTAGTCATCATAGAAATTAGTATTATGCAAACTaaatacaaaatcaaaatttgtatttatacgAAGCTCAATACATAATTAGGCAATAAACTGGGATTAAATAATACTGAAGTGCTTAATATATGTtgtttatttactatttttgtcTGTTTTGAGATTAAAGAATTATATTAAACCTTTTTAGTCTTAAAAGTAGAATAATGGTTCATATTAGAAATTTCTGAAGTTGGAATTTCTTGGTTGACCttgagttttataaaataagctGAATACATATACATTTTTGGCTTATACTACATGTATTCATGTGCTTTTAGaaattgtttattataaatGAGACCTGAACTTTAATTGGTGATTGTTAGGTTATATACAAGGCTAATTCACTAATCGTcttgataattctttttttatttggtaaTGTTAAACTCAGTTTCTATTGATGCTGTGATGGCATTTTACACCATCTAGATTTGTTAATTGAAGAGTGGAAGATTGATTCAGTAGATCTTGTTCATTTGCACTTAGGTGCTTGAAAGTTCAAGAtcgatttataaaaaaaaatgcttcaATAGAGGTATGTATTCCTGGAATTGATCTTGATTTgagaaattttaaattctaaaggAGTGGTGGTGACCATTTATGAATTCTTGTAGTCAATACTTTTTGGCAATTAAACTTCTTGTCAACTAACTGATTTAGTTGCGATATAAGTTGGAATTTGATTAAAATTCctagcatttttttattgtactagatatttgttattttccttGTGGTAATGTCTTCTATACCTATTATTTCTTGTCCCCTATGAGAGGAACTCTATCATATGTCTATCATAAACTTTTCCACAAATACTTACAAATagtaaaattagaaggaaaataaagtgaaattttatataaacttaaattaacgTAATGCTTAAATATATAAAGTCTGTTTGCATAAACTTTTTTAAAgtacttttgaaaaaataataaaaagaaaatatcataattaaaataaatttatgcatAAACTTAAGATTAGATATTGGATAAACTAATAtagaaaattttacaaaattagtttACTGACagatctattttattttatttttagattttcttcTAAAGAGTGTTTTTCGAAAAGTTTATTCAAACAAATTCAATTACTTACAGAGGTTTCCTATATTAAGttttatgcaaatttttatttttttctttacagaTATTTGTGGATAGATTTATTGAAATCTTCCCACAACTAttgtttaatatatgaaaatattttcaaatttgttatttgttttaagCACCTTATAATCTATAAGTAGTTCCAAGTCTTCATTGTTCATTATCTACTATGTACTGTTCTATGGTGTTGTTTGACATTTTTGCTATGACAAGGTGATAACGGGTTCCTAATTTtcattgtacttttttttttatatcagtcTCATGACAGCtatgttttctctcttttctttagtGAGCCTTAAGTTAACACAAATACACAAGTCCCTTTCCAAAGTTCAGTGAACATAAATTCAAGTTGATTACTAATATATCTCCTAATAAGAATTTCTGTCACAGAATGACTAACTTTTTATGCATTAGTTCTTTCACGAAAGACCCTTGCAGATGTATAAAGATTGACTTGATTATCACCACAAATAAGTTCAGTGTGCCAATTATTTCCAAACTGAAGTTTTTTCTCTAAGACTGATAATTTTGCATGCAACTGTTGTATGACATAGTATTTGGTTTTGGTGCTAAATCTTGTCACTCCGCACTATTTTGTACTTCATAATATTAAGTTCCCTATAATAGGAGAACAATAAACTTGAGGTGAACCTTCTACCTAATGATAATCTTGCTCAATTATCAACATCagaaaaatagataatttttcCATTCACTGTATCaaagttaaaataaacttaaatgatGTATTAGTAAAGTAAGACGATGATAATTCTTTACTATGAGGTGATAGTCTGACAAATGAGATACGGAGTGATGGTATAAGAAAAAAAGGGAGCAGAATGAGTTATATTTCAAACTTAAGCAAGCATTAAGGTAGCCATTACCAATTTGAACAAAGCATACACAAAGTCAAACTTAACTGCAAATATGAAAGCAATTCAATTGCAGATAATTTCTACTCAGTGAGATAGACATTGAAATGCAAGATGGTGTCCACCCCATCGGTGGTGTGCTGGTCTTCCTTCAGAAGGGTCTCAAGTGAAGCATAACCTTTTGCATTCTCATATTTCCCAGTTCCACTAATCACTGCTATCTCAGATTCTGTTGAAGCTGTCCTATGAATCCCGAAGAGACTTATACTATCCTCTAATCCTTCGTGATGTTGATCGTGTTCGCCACCATGCACCAAAATGGTCAGCAAAATGGTCTGGCTAGTGCCATCCAATGAACTTGCCAAGTAGAATCCTTGTGCCCTTCCAATCACAGCAGAATCTAGCTCATGCCCTTCTGTTAACTGATCATCAATCACTGTCACCGATCCGAACATGAGCTTCTGAATGGTGAACCCTGCAGGGAGGTTACCTGCCGAGACAAATGGCTGGTTGCCGCTGCCAGTGACTGTGTTGCTGGTGCCACTGTTCTTAAACACAGTGGAGGATTGTGTACCACTGAGGCCAACAAGGTTTGGAAGGTTGTTATTGGTGATGATGCCATTGAGCTTGGGGTTGACCAAGGGGATTCCTCCAGTGATTGGGAAGAGGTTGTTGTTGAGTTTGGAGAATGGTAGGCCAGTGACATCAGTGTTTGCTACAATTCCTGCCACCACTCTTGCTGATGGATGTGACCCCCCAAGGATGTCATGCATGAAGAAAGAGAACGATGCCTCTTTTGCCACAGGATTTGGTGTCACAGGTGTTGCATTAGGGATAGCTGGCACGACTTCTGGAGTAGGAATTGCCACAGGAGGAATGTCCTCTGCTGGAGCTTCTGTTTCCGGAACTGGGGGGTCTGCATTGTCATCTTCATCTCCGGAATCTTCTGTAGCAACAGGACTGATGGTGGTGGCTGCAGGTGTTTGGCCACTTGGCAAAGTGGTGGCAGGTCCTACCTGTTATGATGAGTGAATACCATTAATACATTAGATATGAAGAAACCATTATACTTATACTTAAATATACAGAAGatacttttgaaatatttacctatgaaaaaaaacaaaataaataaaaaattataatttcttaaatctaaattaaaaacatacttTTTTGGATATTAGTAAAAATCAATTAGAAACTATACATATGATTATCATATTCAGAAATGGCTATCTATAATAATTCAATCTCATACCTTTGTTTAAATCAtctataaagattttttttttctttatcattaaAGGACAATGCCTCcacatttctttttttattcttattcatGCTTCTTTAGAGAGAtgtaaactaaatttaaattttataacattttttaaaatatctatataaattaTACAGAAGTACCAGTTTTGAATTAATATCACATTCACTAGTGAAATGAATAAAAGTATTTAGATTCATTGCCTACCAGTGGTGTGGTTGTGGCTGCAGGTTTTTGGTTAATCGGCAAAGTGGTGGCAGGACCTGCCTGTGGTGAAGTGGTGACTGGACCTGTTATGAAGGAAGGATTGGCAGTTCCAGATGCTGCCAAGTTACCTATGGCTTGGGGTTGGGGTTCTACTTCATCAAGGATCCTTGCAGAGTTGGCAATAAGAAAGGTTGTGGTTAGAAACAAAAGGCAGAGGGTGCTCTGCCAAGTGTTACCATTGTGTTCAACATTGGCCATTTTACTCTCAAAAAACTTGTACTGGTGGGGGATCTGTTTCACTATGATTTGAGAGGAAGATTTGttattgatgaaaatgattCGGGGTGttatatatacacacatgtACAAGAAGAGGGTATGTATTTAATCTTAAAGTGGAACAGATAGAATATAATGTGGAAAGAAAAAACTATTATGGAGTGGTTGAATATTGGTCTGTAATGGGATGTTTTAGTTAAAACAACTCCTCATCAATTAGTATAGGTATATGTTGCTAACAAAACTACATGACTAAAATGATGATagtttaaagttaaatatacaaaatttatatttggaGGGGTGACAACCTTGCGTCTATTTTTAATGATCAAGATTTCAGTatctgtttttgttttgaaacatACCATTAGGACGGGATATATCATTATATTCAACTTTGATTCATGAATTGAGAAAAAATGATATTGATTAATGCAGTTTTCgtctgtaaaaaaaaaaagtgggaaGGAACATAAGGAATATTGCAAGTCAACAAGTATTCCtctgaaataaaaagaaaagttgtaaaagaaaatgtaatttgattttttaataagatATATAGTTGATttctatgttttatttgttatgatCATCATTAActctattataatataataataccttattaatatattacaataatatatataatagacgaGAATATATAAACTACTTATaatgttatataaaataagataattattactaaaaatatattagagtaaattttatactattttgtttggtttatgtATCatctattaaatataaaataaaaaaaatgttttgtaaTGTGTTAATTGTTTTCCTTGTGTTATATCGTATGTATATCAAAGATATCTTAAAGTTGAtactaaaattgattttaaattggTCTTACAGTACagaaattttgtatatatagaTTAAGAACAAATATGCTTCATTGCAATCCCTACCAAAGGTGTGATAAGGGGATCTATGTCTGTGCCAGCAATTCCGCAATTTTTCTTTAGCACCAAAGAAGCAATTGCTAGTGTTGCCTAGTTTTCACTTTCCCATACAAATGCAATTTCAAAGTCCAACGTActtaacttttaaaacaaaaaggttGTAATGTGCAGTAATCGTTTCCTACTTCACCAATTGGTGCATGAAAGAGAtgtttctgaaaaaaaaaacactacatTTTATGGTACTATTATTCAATTACCTTTTGCACAATTAGAAGTAGAGACCCTTAATAATTAGCAATGATAATTTTTGTCACATCATCATTAATGCACGCCACTTCCATACTCAGCCATTAAAACCCACTCACCAATCTAATACACCACTCTGATCTGCACTGGAAAACGCACCACGTCACACGCTCAGGGCTTTAAAAGCGCACCAAACACTGCATGCACGCACGCCATGTGTCACGAGAGAAGTTTCCAATTcagaagtgggagtgcaggtgtcagcagaggagatGCTCGTCCGTGGGGCGTGGAAATTAACAAAACTTTGGTTTTTCGAAAatctctctcacctgcacgcactcATCTTCTACCTCTGAACTCACCCCTTCATTtctctccaacttctctctaaaacctcccaacttctctctactatAACTCACCAAGcttttctccgatcacgtttcagcaccgtaggaacgttcgctGAACCGAGAGCTACACATTGGACCAAACAGTTTCAAGAACTGAAATTGGTAAGTTCTCCTTCAGTAGCTCGTCCTTAGGTTTTCTGGAAACCAGGTTGTTGGCTGCATGCAAATGTGTAATCTAAAGGATTCATTTTTCTGTGGTTAGATTTGTTTTAAGAAGAGTCAAGAGGCATTGAGGGTAGAATACCGTTAGCTGGACGAACCAAAAATCTTGTGTTAGAACGTTTCCTTCATcgatccgggtaagggaagcttatatgtttaatttatacttgtatgttgtatgatcTGGTTTGCATGTATGAAAAGTATGATGAGTGAGCTGTTATGAACGATCACTGTTATGGAAtatgattttgatttggttGAACTGCATGTTGTTTTGATACGTATGAAAAATGGATTATTACTGTAATGAATGAGTTATTAATGTGATGAATTCCTTAAAGTTTGTAAAGTAATATTGGATGTGaagttataaagtatgaatcatatgaaaaatgttaaagttaagatagttgaaaaatctggatatgataattctccctatgataaattacgctcatcaccgtacggtcttataccgttcgtgTTTCCTGGAAATAACTTAgaatgaaattctttcatttggaaagaattctgttcgagaacgagcgtcccgaTTTTAAATGTCTGAGCGTTCAGTTCAGCTCAGCTGTATATAAATACCTTAACTTTAAAATACGTAACGTttggtcttataccgaacgttcgttctaaatagcgctcggttttaAACCAAACGTTCGTcttaaatagcgctcggtcttataccaagcgttcgtcctaaagagtgctcggtcttgtaccaagcgttcgtcatgaTTGGTTTtcggtcatctacctagcgttcgttttaacgtagtgttcggtcttaaaccgaacgctcgtccttatctTTGATTCCTTAACGCaagtaaatagcgttcgtccaaaatacttagtaaatgaatattggcgcgttcggtcattgactggcagtcgaccCCTTTTAAACAAAATGTTCTCAATATAGTTAAGTATTTTTCTTAAGGTATCTTCGTCCAAGTTGAGTCAACCTGACCTcttggtacttaaattattatgaaaatggtCTTATTACTCTGGAGTCTTCCTGATTGTTATTGAGTTCTTCTAGATCTGGCTTTTTACGTTCGTccttttaagaaagtggaacatagaatgaaaatgttatgaatatgaaatattaagacgtgtgaacactatattacatgattatacgattatggaatttgaacgagcgttccagggaggaacgtctcatataTGTTGGATattgaattggtaaagtatgactgtggttattgctaatgctggcttggtccatcctgatattccgtgatactcatcttcaagTAGAGGGAGAGTAGTCTTCAAGTAGAGGGAGagtagtcatgtgtgggaatggcaggaggttctattccttaggggtactttggatagagctaacctcgagtggcagctgttgagtgtatcccagttactacattactcgggtgcaaggacgcctgtagctacacggttcatacagtccggacgctcgtcatatatatatatatatatatatatatatatatatatatatatatatatatatatatatatatatatatatatatatatatatatatatatatatatatatatatatatatatatagatgctacatgatgttatatgttaaaCTATGTGTTTGTGTGGAATGAAATGTTTTATTGTATGTGTTGATGTATAACTTAAactatataagcttaccctttcgttttccttgtgttgtcctgctgtctatgtacgttcgtcctgtcttgcaatgatcatccgtgtggatgtgagcagaaggcgaggccATCCTAGAGGATGTGATCGAAGAAGAAAACTTGgttgaagtggaagtgaaagcgGAGCAGTAGGACGTCCGTCTTTCGTTTTGATTAGAGCGCTCGTAGATGTTAGGTTGTAAATGTTAGCttatttggacgttcggttaattcttttgtaaaaccgttcgttctagTTTACTTTCCTGTTTCTGTGTTACGCTCGTTATTTTTTTGTATccaagccgttcggcttttgaaccTTGAACTCTGTAAATTGTAAAGACTGCAtgttttactgttaattgtaattaattctgatctatgataattactatattttgggatgttacaggtGCTATTGATAGTTAGAACActagaaaaatattcatttctAGAGAtgttaaatttcatgaaaacatttttccttttaaagaTAATCATATCCCTGCtgaaacttataatttttttaatcctgTCATACTTGTTATTGATCATGTTGATAATTCTGATGAAACTCAAATCATTGATAGTATTGAAGGTGCTTCAAACCTTACATGTTCTGATTCTGTAATGATAATGATCAAAATGTTTCTCCGAGTAACACATATTTGGAGAGTACTGGTATAATCCCAGTAACAATCATTCTGATAATGATCAAACCTTACATTATCGATGTTTTAATGTTACTAAAGGGTTTTCTTCTCTTTATCCTGTACAATAGTTAGAAGACAATATTTGAATCACGAAAAAACAGATAATTAGCATTCCTGATTGTAACTTTTTTCACATATCCTTGTTTTACAGGTTCTGCTTTCTCTCCAATTCTTATTTACATGGCTTTATTTCTCTGTTAAATCTAATTGCTAATTACGCAATGCTAGAGTCTTTACTATACTCAAAGCCACACCACATCAGAAAGACAGTAATGTTAAGAAATAGACCGAAGTCCAATTCAATCCTccaaaaccaatttataaatcgagattttcatctatttatatattataaattagttttatctaTTTGATGTAAGATTTTCaattaatcataactttttatGTGTGAAATTTATCACTCAATAGTTAATCTTTGTCTTGTTCCTGAACCAGCATTCACAAATATTATCAATCTTtactgataaaaataaatatctatatGATATATTGGAAAAACTTTGAAGGCGATGTGATTTCATGTATTGGTTTGGAAAAACTTTTGTAgctaataaaattatataacacTGTTCATAACATATATTACATATCCCAAATGAATGAAGAGTTGTTagtcttctttttattattagcAAACAAATTAGGAGTAATAAAGGCACTTGGGCATGGATGAGTCACTTTCTGAATAAAGGGTTTTTTAGATTTGACATTACACGAGTTGGTATGGGAACAACCAGTTAAAcgaatttatagatttttaaataaaattttaatctagTTTTTAATCTCAAATcagtatatataaattttggaatAGAATTTTAATAAATCATAATACAATTATAGGTAATCatactttacttttaaattcatcAGTAATAAAGTTAGTAATGTTTATTCATTATCGATTGGACAGCTCATTAAATAATTCAAGTTAAggttaattgtttgaaaaaacCACTCGACCTAATAAAAACTAGTTTTGCCTTCTACAATTTTagcataattaaaaataaatccaaaTATACTACcgaatttattaagaaaaaaccGTCCAAGAATAGAAAAGTTGATACTATGCGAGTGAgttaaaaatgttaatataatttgattttaattttttcttagaaaaaaaactaaaagcaattatatttttattttatatataaatttgttggGTTGAATAGATACAGTTTCTCAATGTTAACATCTAGAACTATAAGTAACTCTACCGTCTATGTTTTGCATCTTCAAAATTTCTAAAAACATCTTAAGGTGAATTAATTAAAGATCATGatgaaaatacattaaaattactCATTAAACCAATGTTAAAGAACACTGCTCaacatttactaaaataaaatcaactcTATGCCCTAATAGCACCACTTGTTATAATTAGTACTCgtaaaaaaagtaaagatatagaagaaaaaacCATCCAAGAGGGAAAGAAGAAGGGAATATTTAGGGTTTGATGAGATGCATATTAAAGGAGGAAGTATATTTATTTCTGTTTGGTAAATTGAAAGTTATATATTACAGTATATGTTAATGCATCTTCCTTTCTGCAATATTCTTAAAATGCCTATATATTTGTGCTTGTCAAAAATTCAGCAAGCGTGGCCTGCAGTGCAGTCATGGATATACAGAACAATTCTAGTTAGCAGAGTTTGTGGCAGCATTCACCATATGCTCCTCTATATATATGCGTGctgtctttctttcttttttttccctctctctccctctctctcataTGCATATCTTTTTATATCAAATGATTTAAGGGAAAACCCTATGTCTAAGCAAAGCAAgtttatttgacttttatatttttatctacaAACAGAAGAAGTTGTAAGCCACTTTCATACGAAAAGATTTTTGTTACAAATCTATATGGTGATACAAGTGAatgtaaatttcattttatatgactgaattaagtttaaagtttatttcttaacataatattaaaatacatattttggCGTAAGACTAGATATGATTCGTTAATAGATAGAATAATATATCCAAAATTCTGACCTAACGTACTAAGAAGTAGATGTTAAACTTTATTCAACtcataaaaattagttaataaaattaggtttctataaattagttttacattcacttatataattttaagttaaatttgcATAATGGTTAATATGTGTGAAAGGGTTTAATAGGACAGACATTAATTAATGAAGTAGACATTTGGTTTTAAGAATGTTGGTCCCTCCTAACGGAGGGGCTGCCCAATACATAGAAAGATGAGAAATAGTTATATATAAGATGAGTAATGATAATGATCgagaaaagattaaaaaagaaaagttgaagaagaatatTCTTGAAGTGATGAAAGAGGGTTTGCTTGTGTTCTAAGGGGACATGCAACAATGGAAAGTGGTAAGCCGAAAGGAGGAATTTATAGAAAGTTGGCCCCCTTTTCACCCTGGAAGATGAGTAAAACCAGCCCACAAATTCCATCACCCAATACAAATGGGATCAACAAAAACCTACAAAAGGCATCTTTCTCTCTCAAGCGAGTTTTTACGTTCATTTGATAGGTAAAATAAtcgtaaaaaaataattttttgtattttttcaataaaaaataaaatacaaaagtaataaaagatagtattaaataaatgtaaaaattttacGTGTTTCAAATAACCATTATTAATCTCAATTTTCTTTATTGATATCATGAACCCTAAACAACCACACCCATATACAGACTAGTCTCTGTCACAGGATTACAATAAAGACaccatgtttgtgtttgtgtttgtactCCTCTCATccgaaaagaaatgaaaaattagcACTGTAGGCTCTGCACAGACGGGAAAGAAAAGAGCATGGCACAGAATATTGTACTCATGTCACAGTACCTAGTTTACAGCTTTTCTTAATTATAACAATGATTATTATATTCAACAAAAGTTGAAGGACAAATAATAGTTAGTACAGTTTGTTTTTTCCACATGTGTTCTTCTCCAGTAGCCACCATTAACCCTCTAATAAAGGTTATAATTAACCTTGCTTTAACACATTCACATTGTAATTTCCTTCTGTAATTTCCTCCTGTTGAAATACCTAAATACTTGAATGATATATTCAtgattatacaatttaaaaccATTGAAAACCTTTCAAACATTATTTGCTAACTCCTATACGTACTAACTTGCTTTTGTGGAAATTAACAGTCCTAACGCCGATTCAAAACATATTAAGATGCTCTTTAtagtcataatattttttaaattagctTTTAGCCACTATAATCATCAAATTGTAACATACTAATTGCAATTTTTTGGGTTACCTTCTTCTATCCTTTCCAAAAGTTCTTTGATT
This sequence is a window from Vigna angularis cultivar LongXiaoDou No.4 chromosome 2, ASM1680809v1, whole genome shotgun sequence. Protein-coding genes within it:
- the LOC108328254 gene encoding dirigent protein 24, whose protein sequence is MANVEHNGNTWQSTLCLLFLTTTFLIANSARILDEVEPQPQAIGNLAASGTANPSFITGPVTTSPQAGPATTLPINQKPAATTTPLVGPATTLPSGQTPAATTISPVATEDSGDEDDNADPPVPETEAPAEDIPPVAIPTPEVVPAIPNATPVTPNPVAKEASFSFFMHDILGGSHPSARVVAGIVANTDVTGLPFSKLNNNLFPITGGIPLVNPKLNGIITNNNLPNLVGLSGTQSSTVFKNSGTSNTVTGSGNQPFVSAGNLPAGFTIQKLMFGSVTVIDDQLTEGHELDSAVIGRAQGFYLASSLDGTSQTILLTILVHGGEHDQHHEGLEDSISLFGIHRTASTESEIAVISGTGKYENAKGYASLETLLKEDQHTTDGVDTILHFNVYLTE